In Zobellia roscoffensis, the following are encoded in one genomic region:
- a CDS encoding alanine/glycine:cation symporter family protein, producing the protein MDTINDFISAALPYTEWPMFLLLIGGGLFLVFYSKFLPYRYFGHAIAITAGKYDNDKAEGDVSSFQALSAAVAATVGLGNISGVAIAIHDGGPGVVFWIWVTALIGMCIKFYSCSLAIMFRSTDSDGKLQGGPMYYITQGLGPKAKPLALFFAVCGLFGFLGVFTANQFTETFMSVVEPNETIANFGDFNWQLGIGVVLAVVTSFVIFGGLSKIAKVASAIVPFMVLVYLVAVVVVMVLNASQIIPSLKLIITEAWNFKTVVTGGFWGLVIIGVRRAMFSNEAGLGSAPMYHGQSKTDNPIKEGLVAMLGPFIDTILVCTFTAVVIILSGAYLEDGSGIVMTLSAFETTLFGYGDILLMVIVTAFAFSTLFTYSYYGVKCLSFLTNAKIGKFYNWYFVLMIVFAAVASLDLVKNLIDLSYALMVIPNMIAVLLLAPKVNSEAKKYFQRLKGEHG; encoded by the coding sequence ATGGATACAATAAACGACTTTATTTCTGCCGCGCTGCCTTATACGGAGTGGCCCATGTTTCTCTTACTTATTGGTGGGGGGCTTTTTTTGGTCTTCTATTCCAAATTTTTACCCTATCGCTACTTTGGCCATGCCATTGCCATAACAGCGGGTAAGTATGATAATGATAAGGCTGAAGGCGATGTAAGTTCCTTTCAAGCACTATCGGCTGCGGTTGCGGCAACCGTGGGCCTTGGTAATATATCCGGTGTAGCCATTGCCATTCATGACGGAGGACCTGGTGTTGTTTTTTGGATATGGGTTACGGCACTTATTGGTATGTGTATCAAATTTTATTCCTGTAGTCTGGCCATTATGTTCCGTAGTACGGACTCTGATGGTAAATTGCAAGGAGGGCCTATGTACTATATTACCCAAGGTTTGGGGCCTAAAGCAAAACCATTGGCGCTGTTTTTTGCAGTCTGTGGTTTATTCGGCTTTTTAGGTGTTTTTACGGCAAACCAGTTTACGGAAACATTTATGAGTGTGGTGGAGCCCAACGAAACTATTGCCAATTTTGGTGATTTCAACTGGCAGTTGGGAATAGGCGTTGTTCTGGCCGTCGTTACTTCTTTTGTGATTTTTGGTGGACTTTCCAAAATTGCCAAAGTTGCATCTGCAATCGTTCCATTTATGGTATTGGTTTATCTAGTAGCGGTGGTTGTTGTTATGGTCTTGAACGCTTCGCAGATCATCCCTTCATTAAAACTGATTATAACGGAAGCTTGGAATTTTAAGACCGTTGTTACCGGAGGGTTCTGGGGGCTGGTTATTATTGGGGTTCGTAGGGCTATGTTCTCCAATGAAGCAGGTTTGGGTAGTGCACCTATGTATCATGGGCAGTCAAAAACGGATAATCCTATTAAAGAAGGGCTTGTAGCCATGCTCGGACCTTTTATAGATACTATTTTGGTGTGTACTTTCACAGCCGTAGTTATTATATTAAGTGGTGCATATCTAGAAGATGGAAGCGGAATAGTTATGACATTATCGGCATTTGAGACCACGCTGTTCGGTTATGGTGATATTTTGCTCATGGTAATAGTTACTGCATTTGCTTTTTCAACTTTGTTCACATATTCTTATTATGGTGTAAAATGTCTTTCTTTCTTGACCAATGCAAAAATCGGGAAGTTTTATAATTGGTATTTTGTACTTATGATTGTATTTGCAGCCGTAGCTTCTTTGGATTTAGTAAAAAACCTTATAGATCTTTCCTATGCTTTAATGGTCATACCCAATATGATTGCCGTACTTTTGCTGGCACCAAAGGTGAACAGCGAAGCAAAAAAATATTTTCAGAGGTT
- a CDS encoding six-hairpin glycosidase-like protein gives MSVSFNIKAIMVMVTVLVCNYQFAQQEQHWSIEHRNEILLDLSKADNVPYQDNIEMSGVRVSGIVTYSIDESRKLSMSRQVFFPQLRTFIKTNDPEWKHYRAYLSDTFSDDILPTLIVDDKIYEPGKAKSIRINGMLVIEHEAEEGIAVTRTFYPSTDERLFVEEWKLTNVTKEKIVLQGKKTKTVKHTKGVKGDYSIFTDSNLDDTIEIAAGKSYRFSVQISASMNNESRVNVDAEEHYEKRIAFLEEMKNSLQLVTPNETLNTLFEFSKIRGSESIFESKLGMIHSPGGGRYYVGFWANDQAEYINPFFPYLGYGLGNDAALNMYELYLKEIDSEYKNIRYSFEMEGDAPISPLDRGDAAMIAYGAAQFAMASGDKEVAEKIWPLIKWCLEYNKRNLNKSGVVISESDEMEGRIETGNANLSTSSLYYGALNLAADLGVSLGRPKKEVSGYRKTAVRLKKNIESYFGATIEGLETYKYYKEHQNLRHWICLPLVVQINDRKKGTIDALFNKLWTENGVHVEKNDQNPDISKIFWDRGTLYALRGTFLAGATERSLTKLQEFSAQRLLGDRVPYVVEAYPEGNMAHLSAESGLYCRVFTEGMFGIVPTGLKSFSLTPRLPSEWDKMELNKIKAFNKDFHIKVFREGDKIRCNVVDSNGSVFMNSLIKDGDSVEVFLK, from the coding sequence ATGAGTGTAAGCTTTAATATAAAAGCCATCATGGTAATGGTAACCGTGTTAGTGTGTAATTACCAATTCGCACAGCAGGAGCAACATTGGTCAATAGAGCACCGAAATGAAATTTTACTGGATTTGTCTAAAGCGGATAACGTGCCGTATCAAGATAATATTGAGATGTCCGGAGTAAGAGTCTCTGGTATTGTAACATATTCCATTGACGAGAGTAGAAAATTAAGTATGTCCAGACAGGTGTTTTTTCCACAGTTAAGGACATTTATAAAAACCAATGATCCAGAATGGAAGCATTATAGGGCTTATTTATCCGATACTTTTTCAGATGATATACTACCCACTCTGATTGTTGATGATAAAATCTATGAACCTGGAAAAGCAAAAAGTATTAGAATAAATGGAATGTTGGTTATTGAGCATGAAGCAGAGGAGGGGATTGCAGTGACTCGAACTTTTTATCCTTCTACCGATGAAAGGTTATTCGTAGAAGAGTGGAAGCTTACAAATGTTACTAAAGAAAAAATAGTACTACAGGGAAAGAAAACTAAAACAGTTAAGCATACAAAAGGTGTAAAGGGTGATTATTCAATTTTTACCGATAGTAATTTAGATGATACCATAGAAATTGCAGCGGGTAAATCTTATCGGTTTTCTGTGCAAATTTCCGCTAGCATGAATAATGAAAGTCGGGTAAATGTTGATGCAGAAGAACATTATGAAAAGCGCATTGCCTTTTTAGAGGAAATGAAAAATTCACTTCAACTGGTTACACCAAATGAAACCCTAAATACACTATTTGAATTTTCAAAAATTAGAGGATCGGAAAGTATTTTTGAATCAAAACTAGGTATGATTCATTCGCCTGGTGGAGGAAGGTATTATGTTGGGTTTTGGGCGAATGATCAGGCCGAGTATATTAATCCGTTCTTTCCTTATTTAGGTTATGGTTTGGGTAATGATGCTGCGCTAAATATGTACGAACTCTATTTGAAAGAAATAGATAGCGAGTATAAAAATATCAGGTATTCTTTTGAAATGGAAGGCGACGCCCCAATTAGCCCCTTAGATAGGGGCGATGCGGCTATGATTGCATATGGGGCTGCACAATTTGCTATGGCTTCCGGAGATAAAGAGGTGGCAGAAAAGATATGGCCCCTAATTAAATGGTGTTTGGAATATAACAAGCGAAACTTGAACAAGAGTGGCGTGGTGATTTCGGAATCGGATGAAATGGAAGGGAGGATAGAAACAGGTAATGCGAATCTATCAACTTCAAGTTTATATTACGGAGCCTTAAACTTAGCCGCTGACCTTGGTGTTTCATTAGGGAGGCCCAAAAAAGAAGTTTCTGGCTACCGAAAGACCGCAGTTCGATTGAAAAAGAACATTGAATCCTACTTTGGAGCAACTATAGAGGGTTTAGAAACTTACAAGTACTATAAAGAGCATCAAAATTTAAGACATTGGATATGTTTACCATTAGTGGTACAGATAAATGACAGGAAGAAAGGAACAATTGATGCGCTGTTCAATAAATTGTGGACGGAAAATGGTGTTCACGTAGAGAAGAACGATCAGAACCCTGATATATCAAAAATTTTCTGGGATCGAGGGACTTTGTATGCTTTACGGGGAACTTTTTTAGCCGGAGCAACAGAACGCTCGTTGACAAAGTTACAAGAATTTTCTGCGCAACGATTGTTGGGAGACAGGGTCCCATATGTGGTGGAAGCATACCCTGAAGGGAACATGGCTCATCTTTCTGCGGAAAGCGGATTATATTGTCGGGTGTTTACGGAGGGAATGTTCGGGATTGTTCCCACTGGTCTAAAGAGTTTTAGTTTGACTCCGAGACTTCCGAGTGAGTGGGATAAGATGGAACTTAATAAGATAAAGGCTTTTAATAAGGATTTTCATATTAAGGTGTTTAGGGAAGGAGATAAGATCCGTTGTAACGTGGTTGATAGTAATGGAAGTGTATTCATGAATTCCTTAATTAAAGATGGTGACTCTGTAGAAGTATTTCTTAAATAA
- a CDS encoding phytanoyl-CoA dioxygenase family protein, translating into MLKKDFIHNGFAHLEQLLSFEEVVELRKLYNVLLEDKKLTAGLRSDLSGNSSNTETVEKITQIMLPSRIKPQLLQKQVYTKALAWAQNLLGEDMALDFDMLINKAPFTNTETPWHQDAAYWIDLPDKRSVSCWIALDDVYEENGCMWFVPRYDNQLFKHTHSKEGGALSIAIRPKDGKPVPLKAGGCTFHDGFTLHFSKGNITDGPRRALILNYRPQEMIQLEREQGMDHTGKRKFRKSK; encoded by the coding sequence ATGTTGAAAAAAGATTTTATCCATAATGGATTTGCTCATTTAGAACAACTATTATCTTTTGAAGAAGTGGTTGAACTTAGAAAATTATACAATGTGCTTTTGGAAGACAAGAAGCTCACTGCTGGCTTGCGAAGTGATTTATCAGGTAATAGTTCAAACACTGAAACTGTTGAGAAAATTACACAGATAATGCTTCCCAGTCGTATTAAACCCCAACTTTTACAGAAGCAAGTTTATACAAAAGCATTGGCTTGGGCCCAAAATTTGTTGGGAGAGGATATGGCACTAGATTTTGATATGCTAATTAATAAGGCTCCTTTTACGAATACAGAAACTCCTTGGCACCAAGATGCTGCTTATTGGATTGATTTACCTGACAAAAGATCGGTAAGCTGTTGGATTGCACTGGATGACGTATATGAAGAAAACGGATGTATGTGGTTTGTTCCCAGATATGACAATCAGTTATTCAAACATACTCATAGTAAAGAGGGTGGGGCGCTATCTATAGCTATAAGGCCTAAAGATGGTAAACCTGTTCCCTTAAAAGCAGGAGGTTGTACATTTCATGATGGTTTTACCCTGCACTTTAGCAAAGGTAATATCACTGATGGACCACGGCGAGCTCTAATTTTAAATTATAGACCTCAAGAAATGATACAACTAGAACGTGAGCAAGGGATGGACCATACCGGAAAACGGAAATTCAGAAAATCTAAATAA